TTTTCTGGTAGTGGGCAAAATGCCCACAGACTATGGTCCTCCTTGCGGTTAAATTTTTCTTCATGTCATGCTAGTGAATGTCTATCATCCTGCCGGAAACATCAGCCAAAGAGTCAAACTTCTTTTTATTGTATGGGTCCCTCCATTCCACCTGAATATCAATGTAGTTGTCGGAGTTGATCTCCAAACCAGATAGCTTCAGCTTGCTTTTGTCTCCTTCAATGGCGAATCCGACGAAGGTGTACTCACCATTCATGAGGAATTTTTCTAGTTCCATTGGCCTACAAGATGTTTGTATAGAGTAAATATAGTTTATTTTCTTAGAAGTAccaatattttttgttttttctgaaACTGAACTGCAATATGAATATCTGAATCTGTTGCATTGAGTAGTTGCTAATACTTTGTTCAGCATAACTAGTAAAtctgataatacattgcataaaCAATGCATGTTTTGTGCATGATTGTATTCTTGAACTGAATTTCATACATGTTTTGTATAGTAATGTTGCGGTTTTCTATTGTTCAGTCAAATAGTTTGTAATtggtaaaacaaaataaaactgtGTGTATTGCTAGATCATATAATTTAAGAATTGAACACATGAGTGACATACATGGAGCCAGATGAAAACTGTCAATGAATTCATATGCCATGCTTTTCAAAAATGAAAACCAAAGTTTAAATATTGGCGATTGCAGTGAAGAAAATTTAAAATCAATATTGACAATCAATAGTACAGATTGATAGTTATTCTGACCTGTCTTTAGCTGCAGAGATGTGGTAGACAAGGCATTCTTTTTCTACGCATAGCTGGAGACCTACTGCCCGCTGTGGCTTCACGTAGTGCGTGTACTCGACATCAACGCCGACTAGTTTGACGGGCATTCCGCCGAGCTTCCTCCTGAGCGTGGACAGCATCTTGTCCACGTCTTCACCCTTGCTTGTGCAAACGACGTGGAGCTTGTGGTTGCCGTGGAGGTTGACATCGTGGAGCTCCCTGGTGTA
This genomic window from Aegilops tauschii subsp. strangulata cultivar AL8/78 chromosome 4, Aet v6.0, whole genome shotgun sequence contains:
- the LOC109737930 gene encoding uncharacterized protein; translation: MVDAPLYQQRRRYTRELHDVNLHGNHKLHVVCTSKGEDVDKMLSTLRRKLGGMPVKLVGVDVEYTHYVKPQRAVGLQLCVEKECLVYHISAAKDRPMELEKFLMNGEYTFVGFAIEGDKSKLKLSGLEINSDNYIDIQVEWRDPYNKKKFDSLADVSGRMIDIH